In the genome of Aulosira sp. FACHB-615, one region contains:
- a CDS encoding VOC family protein translates to MKLGYTIIWVNDVIKTVEFYEKAFGLVRRTLKETDKSIWAEMETGETILAFSSTSEAETLFPSGFRSHDPAQPPALMQLSFVTPDVGTAYMKAIGAGAKPLDAPKAIPGGQTVARVRDLNGVLVSLVSA, encoded by the coding sequence ATGAAACTGGGTTATACAATTATTTGGGTCAACGATGTCATTAAGACCGTGGAATTTTACGAAAAAGCATTCGGGCTAGTGCGTCGTACTCTCAAAGAAACAGATAAATCGATTTGGGCTGAAATGGAAACTGGCGAAACCATCTTAGCATTCTCCTCAACCAGTGAAGCTGAAACATTATTTCCGAGTGGTTTTCGCAGTCATGATCCTGCACAACCACCAGCACTAATGCAACTTTCATTTGTCACACCGGATGTTGGCACAGCTTATATGAAAGCGATAGGTGCAGGGGCAAAACCCTTAGATGCACCTAAAGCCATACCAGGAGGACAGACAGTTGCGCGTGTGCGCGATTTGAATGGTGTGCTGGTGTCGTTAGTGAGTGCTTGA
- a CDS encoding heavy metal translocating P-type ATPase — translation MQHKIHSDHSDCCGHDHHDNHNHNHEHHHDDNHNHDHDGEFILKNEIYSLIVIGVLYISGLIFEQQLHNTPYAIGEYLVFIPAYLLSGWTVLKTAGRNILKGRIFDETFLMTIATLGALAIHKLPEAVGVMLFYKIGELFQDIAVSRSRNSIKALLEVRPDYANLETEGTINKVSPEAVKIGDIVVIKPGEKIPLDGEIITGNSQVDTSALTGESVPLTVRVGDTVLAGSINQVGLLKIQVTKLFNESSIAKILDLVQNARSKKAETEKFITKFARYYTPIVVFISLAVAILPPLLIPGATSSEWVYRALILLVISCPCGLVISIPLGYFGGIGGAAKRGILIKGSMFLDTLTTVKTVVFDKTGTLTKGVFKVVEIVPFNGYSEKEIIELAAKVEAHSNHPIAQSIRAEYGEDFDISQVSNYEEIAGQGIKANVGNKLVLAGSDRLLHQEQITHHTCDVEGTVVHLAVDNIYAGYIMIADELKADAKAAIQALKKIGVERTVMLTGDNQAIAARIAQKIGIDSYIAELLPEEKVSAIEKLISTNPKHNKVAFIGDGINDAPVIARADVGMAMGGLGSDAAIETADIVIMTDSPSKVATAIQIARKTRQIVWQNISFALAIKIAFIGLGILGVATMWEAVFADVGVALLAIFNATRIMK, via the coding sequence ATGCAACATAAAATACATTCAGACCATTCCGATTGTTGCGGTCACGATCATCATGATAATCATAACCATAACCATGAGCATCATCACGATGATAATCATAACCATGACCACGACGGAGAATTTATTTTAAAAAATGAGATATATTCTCTAATTGTGATTGGTGTTTTGTATATATCTGGGCTAATTTTTGAACAACAATTACATAACACACCTTATGCAATTGGTGAATATTTAGTTTTTATTCCTGCTTACCTTTTGAGTGGTTGGACTGTGTTAAAAACAGCCGGACGCAATATCCTCAAAGGCAGAATTTTTGATGAAACATTTTTAATGACAATCGCTACACTAGGAGCTTTAGCAATTCATAAATTACCTGAAGCTGTAGGTGTGATGTTATTTTACAAAATAGGCGAATTATTTCAAGATATAGCTGTAAGCCGTTCGCGTAACTCCATCAAAGCTTTATTAGAAGTACGCCCAGATTATGCTAATCTGGAAACAGAAGGTACTATCAATAAAGTATCTCCAGAAGCCGTAAAAATTGGCGACATCGTAGTTATTAAACCAGGAGAAAAAATCCCTTTAGATGGGGAAATTATTACAGGAAATTCCCAAGTTGATACATCAGCTTTAACAGGAGAATCAGTACCACTAACCGTTAGGGTTGGCGATACAGTATTAGCTGGTTCTATCAATCAAGTTGGATTGCTCAAAATTCAAGTCACAAAACTATTTAATGAATCTTCCATCGCCAAGATTTTAGACTTGGTACAAAATGCCAGAAGTAAAAAAGCAGAAACCGAAAAATTCATTACAAAATTTGCTCGTTATTACACGCCCATAGTTGTTTTTATATCTCTAGCAGTCGCCATATTACCACCTTTACTAATTCCTGGGGCGACCTCTTCAGAATGGGTTTATCGCGCTTTGATATTATTAGTAATTTCTTGCCCCTGTGGATTGGTAATCAGTATACCTCTGGGTTATTTTGGGGGGATTGGTGGTGCAGCAAAACGCGGGATTTTGATTAAAGGTTCGATGTTTTTAGATACCTTAACTACAGTTAAAACAGTAGTATTTGATAAAACAGGAACTTTAACAAAAGGGGTGTTTAAAGTAGTTGAAATTGTGCCATTTAACGGATATAGCGAAAAAGAAATAATAGAATTAGCCGCCAAAGTAGAAGCTCATTCCAATCACCCCATCGCTCAATCAATTCGAGCAGAATATGGTGAAGATTTTGATATTTCCCAAGTGTCAAATTATGAAGAAATAGCAGGGCAAGGAATTAAGGCAAATGTAGGTAATAAACTAGTATTAGCAGGAAGCGATCGCCTACTCCATCAAGAGCAGATTACCCATCATACCTGCGACGTAGAAGGTACAGTTGTACATCTAGCGGTAGATAATATTTACGCTGGATATATTATGATTGCAGATGAGTTAAAAGCCGATGCGAAAGCAGCGATACAAGCACTCAAAAAAATCGGCGTAGAAAGAACAGTTATGTTAACAGGAGATAATCAGGCGATCGCGGCTCGAATTGCTCAAAAAATTGGCATAGACTCTTATATTGCCGAGTTATTACCAGAAGAAAAAGTTTCGGCAATTGAAAAGTTAATTAGCACTAATCCTAAACATAATAAAGTCGCTTTTATTGGTGATGGTATTAACGATGCACCTGTGATTGCTAGAGCCGATGTTGGTATGGCTATGGGTGGGTTAGGCTCAGATGCAGCAATTGAAACTGCCGATATCGTCATCATGACAGATTCACCTTCTAAGGTAGCTACAGCAATTCAAATTGCCAGAAAAACTCGCCAAATAGTTTGGCAAAATATTAGTTTTGCCTTAGCAATTAAAATTGCATTTATTGGCTTAGGAATTTTAGGTGTCGCAACCATGTGGGAAGCTGTATTTGCTGATGTTGGTGTAGCCTTACTGGCAATTTTTAACGCCACCAGAATTATGAAGTAG
- a CDS encoding GAF domain-containing protein, with amino-acid sequence MQIHSHSEFDPRSNQPVEQGLRRVLERLVRTMQRDALIRQTTHELRESLQADRVVLYYFYWQWHGQVTFESLSSDKYSILGSTGADNCFTNEYAALYLAGRVRAIADTNLEPLPACHRQFLHSIQVRANLVVPILVPKGLWGLLVAHQCQAPRIWSQADINLVQTAAKTLATDGNILGS; translated from the coding sequence GTGCAAATTCATTCTCACTCAGAATTTGATCCTAGATCAAACCAGCCTGTTGAGCAGGGGTTACGAAGAGTTTTAGAGCGCCTTGTCAGAACAATGCAGCGCGATGCTTTGATTCGGCAAACAACTCATGAATTGAGAGAATCACTCCAAGCCGATCGCGTAGTCTTATATTACTTTTATTGGCAATGGCATGGCCAAGTTACATTTGAATCCTTAAGTTCTGATAAATATTCGATTTTGGGTTCCACAGGGGCAGATAATTGTTTTACCAATGAATATGCAGCTTTATATTTAGCTGGTAGAGTGAGAGCAATCGCAGATACTAACCTTGAACCTTTACCAGCTTGTCACCGTCAGTTTCTCCACAGCATCCAGGTACGTGCCAATTTAGTAGTGCCGATTTTAGTTCCCAAAGGCTTGTGGGGGCTGCTAGTCGCGCATCAATGTCAAGCACCCCGCATTTGGTCGCAAGCAGATATCAATTTAGTGCAAACAGCAGCGAAAACCCTCGCCACCGACGGGAATATTTTAGGAAGTTAA
- a CDS encoding Rieske 2Fe-2S domain-containing protein, whose translation MTVNSQNHISMRKPKIFNNPERFIEGWYWVMPSQNLRIGEVKPVTILGRNLVVYRGQDKRVVICDAYCPHMGAHLAEGRVEGSELRCFFHHWKFNEQGICVEIPCLDEPLPIKLKTWPTDEEYGMIWIWTGETPQHRLPYIPDLAAYEFDVAFGFHFVKNCHPNVVMLNAIDAQHFNTVHQLGLDIVFDKHEYHHNAIIFTKITDPRRDFNFTKLIRVFSKHPITYSICYWYGSTNIVTLGPDFLGFHIMFALRLLAEGKTEGRTIFMMKKRRGILGRLFNKFALWLAKLVGTHFVKGDSKIFQTIRFDLKTPIKADHSIVQFINHVEKQKPLMWGTWQLARVREAEPPENLNKWRDDLTND comes from the coding sequence ATAACTGTTAACTCGCAGAATCACATTTCGATGCGTAAACCTAAAATTTTTAATAATCCAGAGCGTTTTATTGAGGGCTGGTATTGGGTAATGCCATCTCAAAATCTGCGAATAGGAGAGGTAAAGCCTGTTACTATTTTAGGAAGAAATTTAGTTGTTTATCGTGGTCAAGACAAAAGAGTAGTTATTTGTGATGCTTACTGCCCTCACATGGGCGCTCATCTTGCAGAAGGTAGAGTAGAAGGTAGCGAATTACGCTGTTTTTTCCATCATTGGAAATTTAATGAACAGGGGATTTGCGTAGAAATTCCTTGTTTAGATGAGCCATTACCGATTAAGTTAAAAACTTGGCCGACAGATGAAGAATATGGAATGATTTGGATTTGGACTGGAGAAACACCACAACACCGATTGCCATATATTCCAGATTTAGCAGCTTATGAATTTGATGTGGCTTTTGGGTTTCATTTTGTGAAAAACTGTCATCCGAATGTGGTGATGTTGAATGCTATTGATGCTCAACACTTTAATACAGTTCATCAACTAGGATTAGACATTGTTTTTGACAAACATGAATATCATCACAATGCCATCATTTTCACAAAAATTACAGACCCAAGGAGAGATTTTAACTTCACTAAACTGATTCGTGTTTTTTCTAAACACCCCATTACCTATAGTATTTGTTATTGGTATGGCAGTACTAACATAGTCACTCTTGGCCCTGATTTTTTAGGGTTTCATATTATGTTTGCTCTACGTCTGTTAGCAGAGGGCAAAACAGAAGGGCGAACTATTTTTATGATGAAAAAACGTCGGGGAATTTTGGGCAGGTTGTTTAATAAATTTGCGTTGTGGTTAGCCAAGCTTGTGGGTACACATTTTGTTAAAGGTGATAGTAAGATTTTCCAAACTATTCGCTTTGACTTAAAAACACCCATCAAAGCAGATCACTCTATTGTGCAGTTTATTAACCATGTTGAAAAACAAAAGCCATTGATGTGGGGAACTTGGCAATTAGCAAGAGTACGTGAGGCTGAACCTCCAGAAAATCTCAATAAATGGCGTGATGATTTGACTAATGATTAG
- the trmFO gene encoding FADH(2)-oxidizing methylenetetrahydrofolate--tRNA-(uracil(54)-C(5))-methyltransferase TrmFO, producing MEQQPIQVIGGGLAGTEAAWQIAQAGVPVIFHEMRPQRFSPAHHTEHLAELVCSNSFGAMASDRAAGLLHEELRQLNSIVISKADEHAVPAGGALAVDRGQFSQDLTATLSNHPLVEFRRGEVKAIPEGIVVLATGPLTSPELAEDLHRFTGMEYMSFFDAASPIIVGESINRDVAFMASRYDKGEAAYLNCPMNKEQYLQFWQALCQAEQTELKDFERETAKFFEACLPIEELAQRGEDTMRYGPLKPVGLSDSRTEERPYAVVQLRQEDKAGQLWNMVGFQTNLRWGEQKRVFQLIPGLEKAEFVRLGVMHRNTFINAPQLMQPTLQFKQRPTLLAAGQLIGTEGYTAAAAGGWLAGTNAARLALGKEPLILPPTTMLGALLEFISSASPKHFQPMPPNFGILPDLGVKIKSKPERYGRYRDRSLADLANWKTQLEC from the coding sequence ATGGAACAACAACCGATACAAGTAATTGGAGGTGGACTAGCTGGAACAGAAGCAGCATGGCAAATTGCTCAAGCTGGAGTACCTGTCATTTTCCATGAAATGCGCCCTCAACGCTTCAGTCCTGCCCATCACACAGAACATTTGGCAGAGTTAGTATGTAGTAATTCCTTTGGGGCGATGGCAAGCGATCGCGCGGCGGGATTGCTGCACGAAGAACTGCGACAATTAAATTCTATTGTCATATCTAAAGCTGATGAACATGCAGTGCCGGCGGGTGGGGCGTTGGCTGTGGACAGAGGCCAATTTAGTCAAGATTTAACCGCAACTTTATCGAACCATCCTTTAGTAGAATTTCGGCGCGGTGAAGTCAAGGCTATTCCTGAAGGTATTGTGGTGTTAGCAACAGGGCCGTTAACTAGTCCTGAATTGGCAGAAGACTTGCACCGCTTCACGGGAATGGAGTACATGAGCTTTTTTGATGCGGCTAGTCCCATTATTGTTGGTGAATCGATTAACCGTGATGTTGCTTTTATGGCATCGCGCTATGACAAAGGTGAAGCCGCCTATCTCAACTGCCCGATGAATAAAGAACAGTATTTGCAGTTTTGGCAAGCTTTGTGTCAAGCAGAACAAACAGAATTGAAAGATTTTGAACGGGAAACAGCCAAGTTTTTTGAAGCTTGTTTACCAATTGAAGAATTAGCACAACGGGGCGAAGATACAATGCGTTACGGCCCCTTAAAACCAGTCGGTTTATCTGATAGCCGGACTGAGGAACGTCCCTATGCTGTGGTGCAGTTGCGTCAAGAAGATAAAGCTGGGCAACTGTGGAATATGGTAGGTTTCCAAACTAATCTGCGTTGGGGTGAACAAAAGCGAGTTTTTCAATTGATTCCAGGTTTGGAAAAAGCAGAATTTGTGCGGTTGGGAGTCATGCACCGCAACACTTTTATTAATGCGCCCCAACTAATGCAGCCTACTTTGCAATTTAAACAACGTCCCACATTACTAGCGGCTGGACAGTTAATTGGTACGGAAGGTTACACGGCGGCGGCGGCTGGTGGTTGGTTGGCGGGAACTAATGCCGCCCGGTTGGCTTTGGGCAAAGAACCGTTGATTTTACCGCCTACAACCATGTTGGGGGCGTTATTAGAGTTTATTAGTTCAGCTTCACCGAAACATTTTCAACCAATGCCGCCTAATTTTGGAATTTTGCCAGATTTAGGTGTGAAAATTAAAAGTAAGCCAGAGCGTTATGGACGTTACCGCGATCGCTCTTTGGCAGACTTAGCTAACTGGAAAACTCAATTAGAGTGCTGA
- a CDS encoding tetratricopeptide repeat protein: MKYIQQKIAVLGITILFGATPTLVYANTPNDQTSFQVSYQQGVQKLEQGDFRAAIADFDKVVQQNPKFYEGFCLRGLAKSQIGDLSAAITDFNQALKLNPNHIDAYNSRGTVYAQMGNLPKAIADFNSTIKIDPQSVDAYYNRGLAYFKQQNPQAAIADFNQAISLNPNLADAYGNRGLAKYALGDQRNAIADLQQAATLFRQQGDTVNYQQTQNLIQQVQP; this comes from the coding sequence ATGAAGTATATCCAGCAAAAAATTGCAGTTTTGGGAATTACAATTTTGTTTGGTGCAACACCTACACTTGTCTATGCAAATACACCAAATGATCAAACAAGTTTTCAAGTATCTTATCAACAAGGGGTACAGAAGTTAGAACAAGGCGATTTTCGTGCAGCGATCGCAGATTTTGATAAAGTAGTACAGCAAAATCCCAAATTTTACGAAGGTTTTTGTCTGCGGGGTTTAGCTAAATCGCAAATTGGAGACTTAAGCGCCGCAATTACCGACTTTAACCAAGCACTCAAACTTAATCCCAATCACATAGACGCTTATAATAGTCGTGGAACAGTTTATGCCCAAATGGGAAATTTACCAAAAGCAATTGCCGACTTTAACAGCACAATCAAAATTGATCCGCAGTCTGTAGATGCTTACTATAATCGGGGACTGGCTTACTTTAAACAACAAAATCCCCAAGCCGCAATTGCTGACTTTAATCAAGCAATTAGCCTGAATCCAAATTTAGCAGATGCTTACGGTAATCGCGGACTGGCTAAATATGCTTTAGGAGATCAGCGTAACGCGATCGCGGATTTACAGCAAGCCGCAACACTTTTCCGTCAGCAAGGCGACACCGTAAACTATCAACAAACACAAAACTTAATTCAACAGGTACAACCTTAG
- a CDS encoding LCP family protein — protein sequence MTIQRTSAEENHSKTPNMKGRKSINPKSGRWLWFWVGMSGIAMVSAMAGALLAVSLTRTPLQQADLSPQEEAVFDSDAIAGGGLRFSELTRPVNLLVMGMSVLPPDVQNPPEEAKNLRYLPQVNSFDGLSDVMLLVKFDPQTKKIVMLSIPRDTRTEIEGYGTRKINAANVEGGPALTAKTVSNLLGGVGIDRYIRINVLGVAKLIDALGGVTVYVPKDMKYKDESQHLYINLKAGKQHLNGDQALQLLRFRHDELGDIGRIQRQQMVIRALTDQSLNPATLAQLPKVLNVVKEHIDTNLTVEELVALLGFGVRTNRSNMEMLMLPGRFSEKGEYDASYWLPSKNGIAKLMAKQFGLESEAENTEPQASDPGSVRVAIQDSTGSDRAALRPLIRALERAGYRNVYIAKPWTEPLEVTHIVAQQGDGSSAESIRDLLGIGEVRVESTGSLYSDVSIQVGKDWLQHQMPLNDSSTQSY from the coding sequence GTGACCATTCAAAGAACTTCGGCGGAAGAAAACCACTCAAAAACCCCCAATATGAAGGGTAGAAAGTCGATAAACCCTAAATCGGGACGTTGGTTGTGGTTCTGGGTGGGGATGAGCGGCATTGCAATGGTATCAGCAATGGCTGGTGCTTTATTGGCAGTTTCTTTGACTAGAACGCCATTGCAGCAAGCCGATCTCAGTCCCCAAGAAGAAGCCGTCTTTGACAGCGATGCGATCGCCGGTGGTGGGTTGCGCTTTTCTGAATTAACTCGTCCGGTGAATCTTTTAGTCATGGGGATGAGCGTACTACCCCCCGATGTTCAAAATCCTCCCGAAGAAGCTAAAAACCTCCGCTACTTGCCCCAAGTCAACTCTTTTGATGGTCTTTCGGATGTGATGCTATTGGTCAAATTTGACCCACAGACCAAAAAAATAGTCATGCTTTCGATTCCCAGAGATACTCGCACAGAAATCGAAGGCTATGGCACAAGAAAAATTAACGCCGCCAATGTGGAAGGCGGCCCGGCTTTAACAGCCAAAACCGTCAGCAATCTCTTGGGTGGTGTTGGTATTGACCGCTACATTCGGATTAATGTTTTGGGAGTTGCTAAACTCATTGATGCTTTGGGTGGCGTTACAGTCTATGTTCCCAAAGACATGAAATACAAAGATGAATCTCAACATCTATATATTAATTTAAAAGCGGGTAAGCAACATCTCAACGGCGACCAAGCACTACAATTGCTGCGTTTTCGTCATGATGAATTAGGTGATATTGGTCGGATTCAACGCCAGCAAATGGTCATCCGAGCTTTAACTGATCAAAGCCTCAACCCTGCAACCTTAGCGCAATTACCCAAAGTTCTGAATGTCGTCAAAGAACACATTGACACTAACTTAACGGTAGAAGAATTAGTTGCTTTATTAGGCTTTGGTGTGCGGACTAATCGCTCCAACATGGAGATGTTAATGCTGCCAGGACGCTTTAGCGAGAAAGGCGAGTATGATGCCAGCTATTGGTTGCCTAGCAAAAATGGCATTGCCAAGCTTATGGCTAAACAATTCGGCTTAGAATCAGAGGCTGAAAATACTGAGCCACAAGCGAGTGATCCTGGTTCTGTGCGCGTTGCCATTCAAGATAGCACAGGAAGCGATCGCGCCGCCCTACGTCCTTTAATTCGCGCTTTAGAAAGGGCTGGTTATCGGAATGTTTATATCGCCAAGCCTTGGACTGAACCATTAGAAGTCACCCACATTGTTGCTCAACAAGGAGATGGCAGTAGTGCGGAATCAATACGGGATCTTCTAGGAATTGGCGAAGTCCGTGTCGAAAGCACTGGTAGCCTATATTCTGATGTCAGCATTCAAGTAGGCAAAGATTGGCTACAACATCAAATGCCTTTGAATGATTCGTCGACTCAATCTTATTAG
- a CDS encoding Mu transposase C-terminal domain-containing protein: protein MPRKTTSQAFPAFEAEETAQTDEKQTKHLLVNEDSPEYLKKVDLIDAIRQAPNKAARRDAIADAAKALGKSTRTIKRMVEKVEQVGVATLAVGRKDKGQYRTSKYWHDFIVSLHEWGDREGSRINHNQIFGYLKALASKGEELKDKKYNERFKGYSQVREDLIAGRHPSHVTVYKIINCYLEEKNKKVRHPGSPIEGQIIQTTEGILEITHSNQIWQIDHTKLDILLVDEEFRKVIGRAYITLVMDSYSGCVTGFHLGFEPAGSHEVGLALRHAILPKDYGIEYELQKTWEICGIPEYVVTDRAKEFKSEHLKQISLQLDFKRRLRAFPQAGGLIESIFDKINKEILSLYGGYTGSSVEKRPPEAERTACITLDQLEKILVRYFVDHYNHHDYPRVKNQKRIERWKSGFLLEEHQVIDERELDICLMKIAIRNVEKYGSVNFLGWVYQGDCLLKYEGKQVSLRYDKRNITAVLAYTRPINGEPGEFIGVINARDCERERMSLGELSYIKKKLRDEGKEVDNSSILNERLSRFEDVEQTRKDRRRQRRKKAQQEHEVKTNKSKVVELFPENQEPEEVRTSEKILVSTTFDADSPNIVNSIDKQVIQEKPATNQTAKAKRRPRLGVKDWNQFMRDNW, encoded by the coding sequence ATGCCCAGGAAGACTACCAGCCAAGCCTTTCCAGCATTTGAGGCTGAAGAGACAGCACAAACGGATGAAAAACAAACAAAGCATCTGCTTGTTAACGAAGATTCTCCAGAATATCTAAAAAAGGTGGACTTGATAGACGCTATTCGTCAAGCACCTAACAAGGCGGCTCGTAGAGATGCGATCGCAGATGCAGCCAAAGCCCTGGGTAAAAGCACTCGAACCATTAAACGTATGGTAGAGAAAGTTGAACAGGTAGGAGTTGCAACTTTAGCTGTTGGGCGCAAGGATAAGGGACAATATCGAACTTCCAAGTATTGGCATGATTTTATTGTGAGCCTTCATGAATGGGGAGACAGGGAGGGTTCTCGGATTAATCACAATCAGATTTTTGGATATTTAAAAGCTTTAGCTTCTAAAGGAGAGGAGCTAAAAGATAAGAAATATAATGAGAGATTTAAAGGATATTCTCAAGTGCGAGAGGATTTAATAGCAGGAAGGCATCCTTCTCATGTCACTGTTTACAAGATAATAAATTGTTATCTTGAAGAAAAAAATAAAAAAGTACGTCATCCTGGCTCGCCCATAGAAGGGCAAATTATTCAAACAACAGAAGGTATTTTAGAAATCACGCACAGCAACCAAATTTGGCAAATAGACCATACAAAATTAGATATTTTGTTGGTTGATGAGGAATTTAGAAAAGTTATTGGTCGTGCATACATCACGTTGGTCATGGATAGTTACTCTGGCTGTGTCACAGGTTTCCATCTTGGTTTTGAACCTGCTGGCTCACATGAAGTTGGTTTGGCTCTGCGTCATGCAATTCTGCCAAAGGACTACGGAATAGAGTATGAGCTTCAAAAAACATGGGAGATTTGTGGAATTCCTGAATATGTAGTGACAGATCGTGCAAAGGAATTTAAGTCAGAACATTTAAAACAAATTTCACTTCAATTGGATTTTAAACGGCGTTTGCGTGCTTTTCCCCAAGCGGGTGGTTTAATTGAATCAATATTCGACAAGATTAATAAAGAGATTTTGTCATTATATGGTGGGTACACTGGTTCTAGCGTTGAAAAACGTCCTCCAGAAGCTGAAAGAACTGCCTGTATAACGCTTGATCAGCTAGAGAAAATATTAGTGAGATATTTTGTAGACCACTACAACCATCATGATTATCCAAGGGTGAAAAATCAAAAACGTATTGAGCGATGGAAATCAGGTTTTTTACTAGAAGAACATCAAGTTATTGATGAACGTGAACTAGATATTTGTTTAATGAAGATTGCTATACGCAATGTAGAAAAATATGGTTCTGTAAACTTTTTAGGTTGGGTATATCAAGGAGATTGCTTATTGAAGTATGAAGGTAAACAAGTTTCTCTAAGATATGACAAGCGTAATATTACAGCAGTTCTGGCTTATACTCGTCCTATTAACGGTGAACCAGGAGAGTTTATTGGTGTTATAAACGCTAGAGATTGTGAACGAGAAAGGATGTCTCTGGGCGAACTGAGTTACATTAAGAAAAAACTGCGTGATGAGGGTAAGGAAGTTGATAATTCTTCTATTTTGAATGAACGGTTATCTAGATTTGAGGATGTTGAACAAACTCGTAAAGACAGGCGCAGACAACGCCGGAAAAAAGCTCAACAAGAACATGAGGTTAAGACTAACAAATCAAAAGTAGTCGAGTTGTTTCCTGAAAATCAAGA
- a CDS encoding AI-2E family transporter produces the protein MQTRKLIDWWQTLTPIARIGAIALFAPVLVLNGWAISAIFDYFHSLIVILVGASVLAFLLNYPVSWMERHGAKREQVAVLVFLLALSILLALGVTLFPLALTQAQQLVARIPELIDSGRSQLMMLNEKAELLGLPINLDALVVQINDRVKGQLQAIAGQVLNLAVVTFTSLLDFLLTMVLTFYLLQHGDELWQSLVEWLPSRFREPFSQTVRLSFQNFFITQLILSTCMASALIPAFLWLKVPFGLLFGLTIGIMALVPFGGSVGIILTTSLVALQDFWMGTRVLLAAVIVQQILENLIAPRILGSFTGLNPVWILISVLTGARIGGLLGVIVAVPTAVIVKTALVALRPGKFSETDDSTAKCDKQTTSVVDESPKAEVNNPLSFSEPTLP, from the coding sequence ATGCAGACACGCAAGCTAATCGACTGGTGGCAGACCCTAACACCAATAGCGCGAATCGGAGCGATCGCTCTATTCGCACCAGTGCTAGTCCTCAATGGGTGGGCAATTTCCGCAATTTTTGATTATTTCCATTCTCTAATAGTTATTTTAGTCGGAGCCTCAGTACTGGCATTTCTCCTCAACTACCCTGTTAGCTGGATGGAACGCCACGGGGCAAAGCGAGAGCAAGTTGCTGTGCTGGTGTTTTTACTAGCATTATCAATTTTGTTAGCATTGGGCGTGACTCTGTTTCCCCTGGCCCTCACCCAAGCGCAACAACTGGTGGCGCGTATACCAGAGTTAATTGACTCTGGGCGATCGCAGTTGATGATGTTAAACGAAAAAGCAGAACTCCTCGGCTTACCAATTAACCTTGATGCACTTGTAGTCCAAATCAACGATCGCGTCAAGGGACAATTACAAGCGATCGCGGGACAAGTCCTCAACTTGGCTGTTGTCACCTTCACCAGCTTGCTCGATTTTCTGCTGACGATGGTTTTGACTTTTTATCTTTTGCAGCACGGTGATGAACTCTGGCAAAGTTTAGTAGAATGGCTACCCAGCCGATTTCGGGAACCTTTCTCCCAAACAGTCCGCCTCAGTTTCCAAAACTTTTTTATCACCCAGCTAATTTTATCTACCTGTATGGCATCCGCCTTAATTCCTGCCTTTTTATGGCTCAAGGTGCCATTTGGGTTGTTATTTGGCTTGACAATCGGGATTATGGCGCTTGTCCCCTTTGGCGGTTCTGTGGGGATTATTCTCACGACTTCATTGGTGGCGTTGCAAGACTTTTGGATGGGAACCAGAGTGTTACTCGCAGCTGTAATTGTGCAGCAAATTTTAGAAAATTTAATTGCGCCGCGCATCTTGGGCAGTTTTACTGGCTTAAATCCAGTGTGGATACTAATTTCTGTCTTGACTGGTGCCAGAATTGGCGGATTGTTGGGTGTAATTGTCGCTGTACCTACGGCTGTAATTGTTAAAACTGCATTAGTCGCCCTCCGTCCTGGGAAGTTTAGTGAAACCGATGACAGCACGGCAAAATGTGATAAACAAACCACCAGCGTAGTTGATGAATCACCCAAAGCTGAAGTCAACAACCCCCTCAGCTTTTCGGAACCGACTTTACCTTAA